A stretch of Helicobacter pylori oki112 DNA encodes these proteins:
- a CDS encoding 4-hydroxy-3-methylbut-2-enyl diphosphate reductase, producing the protein MEIKMAKDYGFCFGVKRAIQIAEKNQNSLIFGSLIHNAKEINRLEKNFNVKIEEDPKKIPKNKSVIIRTHGIPKQDLEYLKNKGVKITDATCPYVIKPQQIVESMSKEGYQIVLFGDINHPEVKGVISYATNQALVVNSLEELQEKKLQRKVALVSQTTKQTPKLLQIASYLVERCTEVRIFNTICNATSYNQKAALDLSKEVDIMIVVGGKTSSNTKQLLSIAKQHCEDSYLVEDENELELAWFKDKKLCGITAGASTPDWIIENVKQKISTI; encoded by the coding sequence ATGGAAATTAAAATGGCTAAGGATTATGGCTTTTGTTTTGGCGTCAAAAGAGCGATACAAATCGCTGAAAAAAATCAAAACAGCTTGATTTTTGGCTCGCTCATTCATAACGCTAAAGAAATCAATCGTTTGGAAAAAAACTTCAATGTGAAAATTGAAGAAGACCCTAAAAAAATCCCTAAAAATAAGAGCGTGATCATAAGAACCCATGGCATTCCTAAGCAGGATTTAGAATACTTGAAAAACAAGGGGGTCAAAATCACTGATGCGACTTGTCCGTATGTGATCAAACCCCAGCAAATCGTGGAATCCATGAGTAAAGAAGGGTATCAAATCGTGCTTTTTGGGGATATTAACCACCCTGAAGTCAAGGGCGTGATCAGCTATGCCACTAACCAGGCTTTAGTCGTCAATTCTTTAGAAGAATTGCAAGAAAAAAAGCTCCAACGAAAAGTGGCTTTAGTCTCTCAAACCACCAAACAGACCCCAAAACTCTTGCAAATCGCTTCTTATTTGGTAGAAAGATGCACTGAAGTGCGTATTTTTAACACGATTTGTAACGCAACTTCTTACAACCAAAAAGCCGCTTTGGATTTGAGTAAGGAAGTGGATATTATGATAGTCGTGGGCGGTAAAACTTCTTCAAACACCAAACAGCTCTTAAGCATCGCTAAACAGCATTGTGAAGACAGCTACTTAGTAGAAGATGAAAACGAATTAGAGTTAGCGTGGTTTAAGGATAAAAAATTGTGCGGGATTACCGCTGGGGCTTCCACGCCGGATTGGATTATAGAAAATGTCAAGCAAAAAATCAGCACGATTTAA
- a CDS encoding 30S ribosomal protein S1, which yields MSKIADDQNFNDEEENFAKLFKKELEKEETLEKGTIKEGLIVSINENDGYAMVSVGGKTEGRLALNEITDEKGQLLYQKNDPIIVHVSEKGEHPSVSYKKAISQQKIQAKIEELGENYENAIIEGKIVGKNKGGYIVESQGVEYFLSRSHSSLKNDANHIGKRIKACIIRVDKENHSINISRKRFFEVNDKRQLEVSKELLEATEPVLGVVRQITPFGIFVEAKGVEGLVHYSEISHKGPVNPEKYYKEGDEVYVKAIAYDEEKRRLSLSIKATIEDPWEEIQDKLKPGYAIKVVVSNIENYGAFVDIGSDIEGFLHVSEISWDKNVSHPSNYLSVGQEIDVKIIDIDPKNRRLRVSLKQLTNRPFDVFESKHQVGDVLEGKVATLTDFGAFLNLGGVDGLLHNHDAFWDKDKKCKDHYKIGDVIKVKILKINKKDKKISLSAKHLVTSPTEEFAQKHKTDSVIQGKVVSIKDFGVFINADGIDVLIKNEDLNPLKKDEIKIGQEITCVVVAIEKSNNKVRASVHRLERKKEKEELQAFNTSDDKMTLGDILKEKL from the coding sequence ATGAGCAAGATAGCAGATGATCAGAACTTTAATGACGAGGAGGAAAACTTCGCAAAACTCTTTAAAAAAGAATTAGAAAAAGAAGAAACCCTAGAAAAAGGCACTATCAAAGAAGGGCTAATCGTTTCCATCAATGAGAATGATGGTTATGCCATGGTGAGCGTGGGCGGTAAGACAGAAGGCCGTTTGGCTTTGAATGAGATCACCGATGAAAAGGGGCAGTTGCTGTATCAAAAAAATGACCCCATTATCGTGCATGTGTCCGAAAAAGGTGAACACCCTAGCGTTTCCTACAAAAAGGCCATTTCCCAACAAAAGATTCAGGCTAAAATTGAAGAATTAGGCGAAAACTATGAAAACGCCATTATTGAAGGCAAGATCGTAGGCAAGAATAAAGGGGGCTATATCGTGGAGTCTCAAGGCGTGGAGTATTTTCTCTCCCGCTCGCACTCTTCTTTAAAGAATGACGCAAACCATATCGGCAAACGCATTAAAGCGTGCATCATTCGTGTGGATAAGGAAAACCATTCTATCAATATTTCTCGCAAACGATTCTTTGAAGTCAATGACAAACGACAGCTTGAAGTTTCTAAAGAATTGTTAGAAGCTACAGAGCCGGTATTGGGGGTTGTGCGCCAGATCACCCCTTTTGGTATTTTTGTAGAAGCTAAAGGGGTTGAAGGCTTAGTCCATTATTCTGAAATCAGCCATAAAGGACCGGTAAACCCTGAAAAATACTACAAAGAGGGCGATGAAGTCTATGTCAAAGCCATCGCTTATGATGAAGAAAAAAGACGCCTTTCACTCTCCATAAAAGCGACCATAGAAGACCCATGGGAAGAGATCCAAGACAAGCTAAAACCCGGATACGCCATTAAGGTGGTGGTGAGCAATATTGAAAATTATGGGGCGTTTGTGGATATTGGTAGTGATATTGAAGGCTTTTTGCATGTTTCTGAAATCTCTTGGGATAAAAATGTCAGCCACCCTAGCAACTACTTGAGCGTGGGGCAAGAGATTGATGTGAAGATCATTGACATTGATCCAAAAAACCGCCGCTTAAGGGTTTCTTTAAAGCAACTCACTAACAGGCCTTTTGATGTTTTTGAATCCAAACACCAAGTGGGAGATGTTTTAGAAGGCAAAGTGGCGACTTTAACGGATTTTGGGGCGTTTTTGAATTTGGGTGGGGTGGATGGTTTGCTCCACAATCACGACGCTTTTTGGGATAAAGATAAAAAATGCAAAGACCACTATAAAATTGGCGATGTGATCAAAGTGAAAATCCTTAAAATCAACAAAAAAGATAAAAAGATTTCTTTGAGTGCGAAGCACTTGGTTACTTCCCCTACAGAAGAATTCGCTCAAAAGCATAAAACAGATAGCGTGATTCAAGGTAAAGTGGTGAGTATTAAGGATTTTGGCGTTTTCATTAATGCTGATGGCATTGATGTGCTGATCAAAAATGAAGATTTGAACCCCTTGAAAAAAGATGAAATCAAAATAGGGCAAGAAATCACATGCGTGGTGGTTGCGATTGAAAAATCTAACAACAAGGTGCGCGCTTCTGTGCATAGGTTAGAGCGCAAAAAAGAAAAAGAAGAATTGCAAGCTTTTAACACGAGCGATGATAAAATGACTTTAGGGGATATTCTTAAAGAAAAACTCTAA